The Desulfovibrio sp. TomC genome segment ATACACCAAACAACACAACTGGTCTTTCTATTTATTCAGACGATGGACTATTAGAAATAATTTTGATCAATCTTATAAAAAATGCTGTGGAAGCTAGTGGACACGATGATCCAATAGACGTTTCCATCTCATACGATAGCGTCAACTGTAGTATTATAATTTCAAACAGCCGTCCAGTCCCTACTGAGATTCGAGATAAATTTTTTGAAAAATATACAACGGCAGGAAAGTCTGGCGGAACTGGCTTAGGTACTTATAGTGCAGCTATTATGACCAGAGCAATCGGAGGAACAATTTCTATGACAACATCAGATGAAATTGGAACAAAAGTTACTGTGTGTATTCCAAAAGTTTCAAGGTCCTAGATGTTATTTTAAAAGCGCCTAAAGCTGACAAAAAAATTTTGATACAAGAAACTGGATAACCGTCCTGACACCGAAAATCTACAACTTCGTTTACTGGACTTTTGAAAAACCGAAATTTACCGTTTTTCGGTGCTTAAAAATCACAGGATCCTGCGAGTGCAGACTTACCATGTGCAGTTAGTCACGGGGAACAAGCTGAAAATACACAGTAAATGCTAACATTGATCCAAAAACGGCTTGTCCGATGGCAGAGTCCTGCCATTCCGCCCCCTGTACAACCCCAAATACGAAGGAAACCGCGTATTTGACCAGCTAGACGTGGGTGTAAACACAAGAGACGCAACCAGCTAATATTTAAGCCTTATTCAGTTGTTTTTTTGCTGTAAATCAATCTACAAGGACATGTACGTGAATGCGAAAGAGCTACATACCAACTGCGCCCCACCTGAACGTTTAAGCATTAATGAAGTACAGGAAGAGAGAGAACAGCTTTCTGGACACATATGCTCTAGCTACTTTGACTTCTTTCCCCTTCCGCTCATTGTTTTAAACCGTCACCGGCAAATAGTTTTCAGCAATAAAGCTTTTTTAGACATCCTTGGCATCCACGACCTAGGCAATTTCCTTGGGCTTCGCCCCGGTGAAGCAATGGGTTGTAGCTACGCCCACGTGGAAGAAGCAGGATGTGGCACTTCTACATTTTGCCGTGAATGTGGTGCTCTTCGAGCAGTATTAGAAAGCATGATCGGCAATGCAAAAGCGCAGCACGACTGTCAACTCCTGGTAAGCCACAACGATGAAAGCTCGGCAAAAGACCTGAGAGTATTTGTTTCTCCTTGGGATGTTGAAAACGCAAAGTATTATGTTGTCTCAATCGTAGATATAGAAGACGAAAAACGTAGAAAAATACTGGAACGAATCTTTTTTCACGATATTCTTAATGCAGCCGGAGGAGCAAAAGCTCTACTCGATACTTTATTTGACGAAGTTCCAGAAGAAAGTAAAGAATTAATGAGCCTTGTCCAAGCGTCACTGTTTGGCCTTGTAGAAGAAATTAAGAAACAAAAACAGT includes the following:
- a CDS encoding histidine kinase; translated protein: MNAKELHTNCAPPERLSINEVQEEREQLSGHICSSYFDFFPLPLIVLNRHRQIVFSNKAFLDILGIHDLGNFLGLRPGEAMGCSYAHVEEAGCGTSTFCRECGALRAVLESMIGNAKAQHDCQLLVSHNDESSAKDLRVFVSPWDVENAKYYVVSIVDIEDEKRRKILERIFFHDILNAAGGAKALLDTLFDEVPEESKELMSLVQASLFGLVEEIKKQKQLLALENKEYKLSMITLQGLELVNLAVKEYKNHPKAYDKTIS